The following is a genomic window from Nicotiana tabacum cultivar K326 chromosome 3, ASM71507v2, whole genome shotgun sequence.
CCAGTGACAGATCTAAGATTTCAACTTTACTATTCAGAATTCTAAATTCTGTAGTTACCCATATGATTTATTGTGTTAAATATCTATCATGTGcatatatttagtaaattttttaATCCATAACCTTAACACTGCATCGCCCCTATGTAAAACAAATGAGAAAATTAACAAGCTAAGCAACAAAATGGTAACCACTTCAAAGTTATATAGTAGTTCCTCGTCTTAATTTAGATGCGGTAATTTGAATCGGtacgaaatttaaaaaaaaattgaaatttataGTTTTAAAAGGTAAAGTTTTGTGTGGCTACAATATTAAATTGATTATAAAACTTCtaattaaagataaaataggTAAAATGGATAGTAGTTATGACAAGTCTTTATGAATAGCAGTGAAGCGTACGACGCCGTATTGCCAAAGCCTCAGTCAAGTGCTTTACAGAGGTGACCCCACCGGAGTATTCTGATTCGAAGCTCTGACTTCCTGCAACAAGTACGACGGCTGTTCTTGGTGGCGCACGGTGGCTGAGGCGGCGGAGGAAGGGTGGTAGACCCCGCTTATTCCTCCAACACCTGCACCGCCACATGCGCCGGACATGTAGATGGAGAAAAGAGTATCAGAAGAGGTAGAAGACAGCAGAGCACTAGTAGAGACGGCACCGGAAAGTGAAAAGCCAGAGTCGAAGAGATTAGTTGCCGGCGTCCTACTATAAGTTGTCTTCGTATCTCCGCAGTTTGCGGTGGCGCGAAGCGGAGACGCGGTAGTTGAACATTCTCCTCCGCCGCCGCTTGTGTGTCCTACGGTGCTGCTAGTTGGCGTAGCTGCATTGGATTTCCCTCCAACACCACAATGTGGACACGAATTGTTATTCTGATGTAAAAAATGAGATCAACTTTAATTATGGATAAGTTAAATCCAAAATTAGATAAAAGTGAAATGGGAATAAAATGGAAAAGCAAGCAAACTGCACAGACagtggaggaggaggaagagCGGTAGGTGGTGCCATCAGGGTCAACAATCCAACCAGCTTCAGAGGCCAGGTGGCGGAGGACTTGGTTGATGTCGGAACGAGGGGAGAGGCGGTAACCGCCGTGTTTACGGAGGCCGTTGAAGATCTTAGTCGTAATAGCTCTTCTCTGACGCTCTCTCATCTTCGTCTTCTCCTTTTCGACAGCGCTTCTTCTTCCATTGCTGTTGTTACTTCTCTGTTGACCTGCAGCTGATTCCTTCATTTGTGGATCTGGAAATATCTTGTAAGTA
Proteins encoded in this region:
- the LOC107827834 gene encoding uncharacterized protein LOC107827834 isoform X1, which encodes MKESAAGQQRSNNSNGRRSAVEKEKTKMRERQRRAITTKIFNGLRKHGGYRLSPRSDINQVLRHLASEAGWIVDPDGTTYRSSSSSTNNNSCPHCGVGGKSNAATPTSSTVGHTSGGGGECSTTASPLRATANCGDTKTTYSRTPATNLFDSGFSLSGAVSTSALLSSTSSDTLFSIYMSGACGGAGVGGISGVYHPSSAASATVRHQEQPSYLLQEVRASNQNTPVGSPL
- the LOC107827834 gene encoding uncharacterized protein LOC107827834 isoform X2, which codes for MRERQRRAITTKIFNGLRKHGGYRLSPRSDINQVLRHLASEAGWIVDPDGTTYRSSSSSTNNNSCPHCGVGGKSNAATPTSSTVGHTSGGGGECSTTASPLRATANCGDTKTTYSRTPATNLFDSGFSLSGAVSTSALLSSTSSDTLFSIYMSGACGGAGVGGISGVYHPSSAASATVRHQEQPSYLLQEVRASNQNTPVGSPL